Proteins found in one Paraburkholderia caballeronis genomic segment:
- a CDS encoding ATP-dependent helicase, protein MSKLNDAQRAAVEHGSDRAAGAAGLPGPLLVIAGAGSGKTSTLAHRVAHLVLNGADPHRILLLTFSRRAAQEMTRRVARIASGVPRAAAALAHGLTWAGTFHGVGARLLREYADRIGLAPGFTINDREDSADLMNLVRHELGLSAKEKRFPSKSTCLAIYSRVVNTGEPLADVLARAFSWCAEWEPQLRALFAAYVDAKQKQDVLDYDDLLLYWSHMAAEPSLAADLSGRFDHVLVDEYQDTNRLQASILLALKPDGRGLTVVGDDAQAIYSFRGATVRNILDFPAQFDPPARQVTLERNYRSTQPILAASNAVIDAATERFTKNLWSDRASAQRPRLVTVADEAQQARYVVEQVLEAREAGMKLKNQAVLFRAAHHSAALEIELARRNIPYVKFGGLRFLDAVHVKDVLAVLRWAENPLDRVAGFRVAQLLPGVGPANAARLLDQVAACSGAYRTADALAAFAPPPRAAEDWPAFVALMDAVCGRRTPWPGEFERVRRWYEPHLERNHEDAAARHADLVQMESIACTYPSRERFLTELTLDPPDATSDESGVPLLDEDYLILSTIHSAKGQEWRNVFVLNGVDGCIPSDLGTGSDDEIDEERRLLYVAMTRAKEELHIVVPQRFYVYNQTASGDRHVWASRTRFIPAPILPLFESRAWPPAPVVAAPTAAGLAAAAQAKIEIGAKLRKMWD, encoded by the coding sequence CTGTCGAAGCTGAACGACGCGCAGCGCGCGGCGGTCGAGCACGGCAGCGACCGCGCGGCCGGCGCGGCGGGGCTGCCGGGGCCGCTGCTGGTGATCGCCGGCGCGGGCTCGGGCAAGACCAGCACGCTCGCGCACCGCGTTGCGCATCTGGTGCTGAACGGCGCCGACCCGCACCGGATCCTGCTGCTCACGTTTTCGCGCCGCGCCGCGCAGGAGATGACGCGCCGCGTCGCGCGGATCGCGTCCGGCGTGCCGCGCGCGGCGGCCGCGCTCGCGCACGGCCTCACATGGGCGGGTACGTTCCACGGCGTCGGCGCGCGGCTGCTGCGCGAGTACGCGGACCGGATCGGCCTCGCGCCCGGCTTCACGATCAACGACCGCGAAGATTCGGCCGACCTGATGAACCTCGTGCGGCACGAACTCGGGCTGTCCGCGAAGGAAAAACGCTTTCCGTCGAAATCGACGTGTCTCGCGATCTATTCGCGCGTCGTGAACACCGGCGAGCCGCTCGCGGACGTGCTCGCGCGCGCGTTCTCGTGGTGCGCCGAATGGGAGCCGCAACTGCGCGCGCTGTTCGCCGCCTACGTGGACGCGAAGCAGAAGCAGGACGTGCTCGACTACGACGACCTGCTGCTGTACTGGTCGCACATGGCGGCCGAGCCGTCGCTCGCGGCCGATCTGTCGGGCCGCTTCGACCACGTGCTCGTCGACGAATACCAGGACACGAACCGGCTGCAGGCGTCGATCCTGCTCGCGCTGAAGCCGGACGGGCGCGGCCTGACGGTCGTCGGCGACGACGCGCAGGCGATCTACTCGTTTCGCGGCGCGACCGTGCGCAACATCCTCGACTTTCCCGCGCAGTTCGATCCGCCCGCGCGCCAGGTCACGCTGGAACGCAACTACCGCTCGACGCAGCCGATCCTCGCGGCGTCGAACGCGGTGATCGACGCGGCAACCGAGCGTTTCACGAAGAACCTGTGGAGCGACCGCGCGTCCGCGCAGCGGCCGCGCCTCGTGACCGTCGCGGACGAGGCGCAGCAGGCGCGCTACGTCGTCGAGCAGGTGCTCGAAGCGCGCGAGGCCGGAATGAAGCTGAAGAACCAGGCGGTGCTGTTTCGCGCCGCGCACCACAGCGCGGCGCTCGAAATCGAACTGGCGCGGCGCAACATCCCGTACGTGAAGTTCGGCGGGCTGCGGTTTCTGGACGCCGTCCACGTGAAGGACGTGCTCGCGGTGCTGCGCTGGGCCGAGAATCCGCTCGACCGCGTCGCGGGTTTTCGGGTCGCGCAACTGCTGCCGGGCGTCGGCCCCGCCAATGCGGCGCGCCTGCTCGACCAGGTCGCCGCGTGCAGCGGCGCGTACCGGACCGCCGACGCGCTCGCCGCGTTCGCGCCGCCGCCGCGCGCGGCCGAGGACTGGCCCGCGTTCGTCGCGCTGATGGACGCCGTCTGCGGCCGCCGCACGCCGTGGCCCGGCGAATTCGAACGGGTGCGCCGCTGGTACGAGCCGCATCTGGAGCGCAACCACGAGGACGCCGCCGCGCGCCACGCGGACCTCGTGCAGATGGAGAGCATCGCGTGCACGTATCCGTCGCGCGAGCGGTTCCTGACCGAACTGACGCTCGATCCGCCGGACGCGACCAGCGACGAATCCGGCGTGCCGCTGCTCGACGAGGACTACCTGATCCTGTCGACGATCCATTCGGCGAAGGGGCAGGAGTGGCGCAACGTGTTCGTGCTGAACGGCGTCGACGGCTGCATTCCGTCGGATCTCGGCACCGGCAGCGACGACGAGATCGACGAGGAGCGGCGTCTGCTGTACGTCGCGATGACGCGTGCGAAGGAAGAGCTGCACATCGTCGTGCCGCAGCGTTTCTACGTGTACAACCAGACCGCGTCTGGCGACCGCCACGTGTGGGCGTCGCGCACGCGCTTCATTCCGGCGCCGATCCTGCCGCTGTTCGAGTCGCGCGCGTGGCCGCCCGCGCCGGTCGTCGCCGCGCCGACCGCGGCGGGACTCGCGGCGGCCGCGCAGGCGAAGATCGAGATCGGCGCGAAGCTCAGGAAGATGTGGGATTGA
- a CDS encoding DUF4088 family protein codes for MGNITLKLTDETISSLRKDFDAFLRVSLKLDPHFATPSFEDFLRAKLLDNMVPLTENAVQRMLQGGQYAWAKRTLDKEFPDVVAILMRQAAQFGFGFASRPEWTPDELAKQCRDWATAIVNEAQADESLIDPLASQIKSAAQDIQALEEQMQTPAWRLSESLRQRIYEAKLACESSTGSVARERLGELRGLLRLAITHGAFQKQEAQQIMEYMRLLKPEIFVEEPDDMFTRLASWLRNFFSPPARNVPQRQSR; via the coding sequence ATGGGGAACATCACCCTCAAACTGACGGACGAAACGATCTCGTCGCTGCGCAAGGACTTCGACGCGTTCCTGCGCGTGTCGCTGAAGCTCGATCCGCACTTCGCGACGCCTTCGTTCGAGGACTTCCTGCGCGCGAAGCTGCTCGACAACATGGTGCCGCTCACCGAGAACGCGGTGCAGCGCATGTTGCAGGGCGGCCAGTACGCGTGGGCGAAGCGCACGCTCGACAAGGAATTCCCCGATGTGGTCGCCATCCTGATGCGTCAGGCCGCGCAGTTCGGATTCGGTTTCGCGTCGCGCCCCGAGTGGACGCCGGACGAACTCGCGAAGCAGTGCCGCGACTGGGCAACCGCGATCGTCAACGAGGCGCAGGCCGACGAATCGCTGATCGATCCGCTCGCGTCGCAGATCAAGTCGGCCGCGCAAGACATCCAGGCGCTCGAAGAGCAGATGCAGACGCCCGCGTGGCGGCTGTCGGAGTCGCTGCGCCAGCGGATCTACGAGGCGAAGCTCGCGTGCGAATCGAGCACCGGCAGCGTCGCGCGCGAACGGCTCGGCGAGCTGCGCGGGCTGCTGCGGCTCGCGATCACGCACGGCGCGTTCCAGAAGCAGGAAGCGCAACAGATCATGGAGTACATGCGCCTCCTGAAGCCGGAAATCTTCGTCGAGGAGCCGGACGACATGTTCACGCGGCTCGCGTCGTGGCTGCGCAACTTCTTCTCGCCGCCGGCGCGCAACGTGCCGCAGCGCCAGTCGCGCTGA
- the pncB gene encoding nicotinate phosphoribosyltransferase, with amino-acid sequence MIITSLLDTDLYKFTMMQVVLHHFPAASVEYRFRCRTPNVDLVPYVDEIRDEIRKLCKLRFTEDELDYLRLLRFMKSDFIDFLALFQLNEKYISVTPSPKGNGEIDIEIVGPWLHTILFEIPVLAIVNEVYFRNTQQHPHYAEGRERLRTKIELLGAKPEFADCKIADYGTRRRFSKRWHEEVILTLKDDLGEQFAGTSNVYYAMKHGLTPLGTMAHEYLQACQALGPRLRDSQIYGFEMWAKEYRGDLGIALSDVYGMQAFLRDFDMYFCKLFDGARHDSGDPFDWGERLLKHYEENRCDPRTKTMIFSDALDIPKVLRLYERFRGRCKLAFGVGTNLTNDLGYQPLQIVIKMVRCNGQPVAKLSDSPGKNMCDDRAYLAYLRQVFGIEQPVEEEFAGK; translated from the coding sequence ATGATCATTACTTCGCTGCTCGATACCGATCTGTACAAATTCACGATGATGCAGGTGGTACTGCATCATTTCCCCGCCGCCAGCGTCGAGTACCGGTTCCGCTGCCGCACGCCGAACGTCGATCTCGTGCCGTACGTGGACGAGATCCGCGACGAGATCCGCAAGCTGTGCAAGCTGCGTTTCACCGAAGACGAACTCGACTACCTGCGCCTGCTGCGCTTCATGAAGAGCGACTTCATCGACTTCCTCGCGCTCTTCCAGCTCAACGAAAAGTACATCTCCGTCACGCCGTCGCCGAAGGGCAACGGCGAGATCGACATCGAGATCGTCGGGCCGTGGCTGCACACGATCCTGTTCGAGATCCCGGTGCTCGCGATCGTCAACGAGGTGTACTTCCGCAACACCCAGCAGCATCCGCACTACGCGGAAGGCCGCGAGCGGCTGCGCACGAAGATCGAGCTGCTCGGCGCGAAACCCGAGTTCGCGGACTGCAAGATCGCCGACTACGGCACGCGCCGGCGCTTCTCGAAGCGCTGGCACGAAGAGGTGATCCTCACGCTGAAGGACGATCTCGGCGAGCAGTTCGCCGGCACGAGCAACGTCTATTACGCGATGAAGCACGGTCTGACGCCGCTCGGCACGATGGCGCACGAGTATCTGCAGGCGTGTCAGGCGCTGGGACCCAGGCTGCGCGACTCGCAGATCTACGGCTTCGAGATGTGGGCGAAGGAATATCGCGGCGACCTCGGCATCGCGCTGTCCGACGTGTACGGAATGCAGGCGTTCCTGCGCGACTTCGACATGTACTTCTGCAAGCTGTTCGACGGCGCGCGCCACGATTCCGGCGATCCGTTCGACTGGGGCGAGCGTCTCTTGAAGCACTACGAGGAGAACCGCTGCGACCCGCGCACGAAGACGATGATCTTCTCGGACGCGCTCGACATCCCGAAGGTGCTGCGCCTGTACGAGCGTTTTCGCGGCCGCTGCAAACTCGCGTTCGGCGTCGGCACGAACCTCACGAACGACCTCGGCTACCAGCCGTTGCAGATCGTCATCAAGATGGTCCGCTGCAACGGCCAGCCGGTCGCGAAGCTGTCCGACTCGCCGGGCAAGAACATGTGCGACGACAGGGCGTATCTCGCGTATCTGCGCCAGGTGTTCGGCATCGAGCAGCCGGTGGAAGAGGAGTTCGCCGGCAAGTAG
- a CDS encoding AzlC family ABC transporter permease, translating into MMVGAAPFGVIFGTLVASGPLSPWHGQMMSLAVFAGSAQFIALGLIASNASFAVVWATTLIVNLRHVLYSATLAPYVSHLPLRWRLVLGGLLTDEVFAVAWAHFRRRPPGDDVSPYHFLGSGVAMYVNWQLWTVVGLLFGAAFPGLQSLGLDFAMVATFIAIVVPQLVALRYLAAAVTAGALAFFWQDWPYKLGLLGAVLAGVAVGVALSLPRGARVPATEARR; encoded by the coding sequence ATGATGGTCGGCGCCGCCCCGTTCGGCGTGATCTTCGGCACGCTCGTCGCGTCCGGCCCGCTGTCGCCGTGGCACGGCCAGATGATGTCGCTCGCCGTGTTCGCCGGCTCCGCGCAATTCATCGCGCTCGGGCTGATCGCATCGAATGCGAGCTTCGCGGTCGTCTGGGCGACGACGCTGATCGTGAACCTGCGCCACGTGCTGTACAGCGCGACGCTCGCGCCGTACGTGTCGCACCTGCCGCTGCGCTGGCGGCTCGTGCTCGGCGGGCTGCTCACCGACGAGGTGTTCGCGGTCGCGTGGGCGCATTTCCGCCGCCGTCCGCCCGGCGACGACGTCTCGCCATATCACTTCCTCGGCTCCGGCGTCGCGATGTACGTGAACTGGCAGCTCTGGACCGTCGTCGGCCTGCTGTTCGGCGCGGCGTTCCCGGGGCTCCAGTCGCTCGGCCTCGACTTCGCGATGGTCGCGACGTTCATCGCGATCGTCGTGCCGCAGCTCGTCGCGCTGCGCTACCTCGCGGCGGCCGTGACCGCCGGCGCGCTCGCGTTCTTCTGGCAGGACTGGCCGTACAAACTGGGGCTGCTCGGCGCGGTGCTCGCGGGCGTCGCGGTCGGCGTCGCGCTGTCGTTGCCGCGCGGCGCGCGCGTTCCGGCGACGGAGGCACGCCGATGA
- a CDS encoding CreA family protein, which translates to MNTVRRLSPSRACASAFAACLVPFAAAHAEEIGSVNTNFRFTGSDRVVVEAYDDPQVQGVTCYVSRARTGGVKGTLGLAEDPTEASIACRQVGDIRFSGPLKQQSDVFTERMSFVFKTLHVVRVVDAKRNALVYLTYSDRIASGSAKNSVTAVAMPSGTTIPLK; encoded by the coding sequence ATGAACACCGTCCGCCGCCTTTCGCCGTCCCGCGCATGCGCGTCCGCATTCGCCGCGTGCCTGGTTCCGTTCGCCGCCGCGCACGCGGAGGAAATCGGCAGCGTCAACACGAACTTCCGCTTCACCGGCTCCGATCGCGTGGTCGTCGAGGCATACGACGATCCGCAGGTCCAGGGCGTCACCTGCTATGTGTCGCGCGCGCGGACGGGCGGCGTCAAGGGCACGCTCGGGCTCGCGGAAGACCCGACCGAGGCGTCGATCGCGTGCCGGCAGGTCGGCGACATCCGCTTCTCCGGCCCGCTGAAGCAGCAGTCGGACGTGTTCACCGAACGCATGTCGTTCGTCTTCAAGACGCTGCACGTGGTGCGCGTCGTCGATGCGAAGCGCAACGCGCTCGTCTATCTGACGTACAGCGACCGGATCGCAAGCGGCAGCGCGAAGAACAGCGTGACCGCCGTGGCGATGCCGTCCGGCACGACGATTCCGCTCAAGTAA
- the panS gene encoding ketopantoate/pantoate/pantothenate transporter PanS, whose product MLAPITRLFPLWAVLVSLGAYFSPGSVAGIAPHVTTLLMIIMLAMGVTLSFADFQRVFTRPAPVLAGIVLHYLVMPLAAWAIAKLLRMPPDLTAGMVLVGSVASGTASNVMIYLARGDVALSVTISALSTLVGVFATPLLTRLYVDASIVVDVRGMLLSILQIVALPIAIGLVVNRVAGGLVRRVEPLLPLVSMVSILAIIAAVVGGTHQSIATVGPLVALGVVLHNGIGLLGGYWGGRLLGFDESVCRTLAIEVGMQNSGLAATLGKLYFSPLAALPGALFSVWHNLSGSLLAGFWAGRPARGSGRDADEARAAGVATRRG is encoded by the coding sequence ATGCTCGCCCCGATCACCCGTCTGTTCCCGCTCTGGGCCGTACTCGTTTCGCTCGGCGCGTATTTTTCGCCGGGCTCCGTCGCCGGCATCGCGCCGCACGTGACGACGCTGCTGATGATCATCATGCTCGCGATGGGCGTCACGCTGTCGTTCGCGGACTTCCAGCGCGTGTTCACGCGGCCCGCCCCGGTGCTCGCCGGCATCGTGCTGCACTACCTCGTGATGCCGCTCGCCGCGTGGGCGATCGCGAAACTGCTGCGGATGCCGCCCGACCTGACCGCCGGCATGGTGCTGGTCGGCAGCGTCGCGAGCGGCACCGCGTCGAACGTGATGATCTATCTCGCGCGCGGCGACGTCGCGCTGTCGGTGACGATCAGCGCGCTGTCGACGCTCGTCGGCGTATTCGCGACCCCGCTCCTGACGCGGCTCTACGTGGACGCGTCGATCGTCGTCGACGTGCGCGGGATGCTGCTGAGCATCCTGCAGATCGTCGCGCTGCCGATCGCGATCGGCCTCGTCGTGAACCGCGTCGCGGGCGGGCTCGTGCGCCGCGTCGAGCCGCTGCTGCCGCTCGTGTCGATGGTGTCGATCCTCGCGATCATCGCGGCGGTGGTCGGCGGCACGCACCAGAGCATCGCGACGGTCGGGCCGCTGGTCGCGCTCGGCGTCGTGCTGCACAACGGGATCGGGCTGCTCGGCGGATACTGGGGCGGACGCCTGCTCGGCTTCGACGAATCGGTGTGCCGCACGCTCGCGATCGAGGTCGGGATGCAAAACTCGGGGCTCGCGGCGACGCTCGGCAAGCTGTACTTCTCGCCGCTCGCCGCACTGCCGGGCGCGCTGTTTTCGGTGTGGCACAACCTGTCGGGGTCGCTGCTCGCCGGGTTCTGGGCCGGCAGGCCGGCGCGCGGCAGCGGGCGCGACGCGGACGAGGCCCGCGCGGCGGGGGTCGCGACACGGCGGGGGTGA
- the fdxA gene encoding ferredoxin FdxA: protein MTHVVTESCIKCRYTDCVDVCPVDCFREGPNFLAIDPDECIDCAVCVAECPVNAIYAEEDVPGDQQQFIELNADLAKNWPSITKTKSPLPEADEFKDVKDKLSLLER from the coding sequence ATGACTCACGTTGTGACCGAAAGCTGCATCAAGTGCCGCTATACCGACTGTGTCGATGTGTGCCCGGTGGACTGCTTTCGCGAAGGTCCCAACTTCCTCGCGATCGATCCGGACGAATGCATCGACTGCGCCGTGTGCGTCGCCGAATGTCCGGTGAACGCGATTTATGCCGAAGAGGACGTGCCGGGCGACCAGCAGCAGTTCATCGAACTGAACGCCGACCTCGCGAAGAACTGGCCCAGCATCACGAAGACGAAGTCGCCGCTGCCCGAGGCCGACGAGTTCAAGGACGTGAAGGACAAGCTGTCGCTGCTCGAACGCTGA
- a CDS encoding DUF2917 domain-containing protein, giving the protein MDGETASRDVLMVGRGACRGVRVMRGTVLTARTGRVWVTVERDAADYWLFPGDALPLAAGERVWIGGWDEPVCCALTPLVEPECGALAAIGTRMIGWAVRLRRALSRRTAGTVRQAATNRV; this is encoded by the coding sequence ATGGACGGCGAAACGGCGAGCCGCGATGTGCTGATGGTCGGACGCGGCGCATGCCGCGGGGTGCGGGTCATGAGGGGGACCGTGCTGACGGCGCGGACGGGGCGGGTCTGGGTGACGGTCGAGCGCGACGCCGCGGACTACTGGCTGTTCCCCGGCGATGCGCTGCCGCTCGCAGCGGGCGAGCGCGTGTGGATCGGCGGCTGGGACGAACCGGTGTGCTGCGCGCTGACGCCGCTCGTGGAGCCGGAGTGCGGGGCGCTTGCGGCGATCGGTACTCGGATGATCGGCTGGGCGGTCAGGCTGCGACGGGCGTTGTCGCGACGGACGGCGGGAACGGTGCGGCAGGCGGCCACCAATCGCGTGTGA
- a CDS encoding AraC family transcriptional regulator encodes MTATRFRDSARYWRTPLLPGADLLTAEYHDHAFTPHWHDAYTIPVIEDGAESFRYLGSEYVAEAGSVPVINPGELHTGSRAVDEGWRYRVMYAPIEFMHGLAADVAGRAQPLPWFGADVIRDLDLAHRLSRAHRLLEADADQRGGFRGIAADEAGMDSLAVEGALLDALSTLLVRYARTRPEPLRPIANDPRVETMKERLATDMTAPMRVADLADAVGLSPFHATRLFTQATGLPPHAWRTQVRLQRALGPLRAGALVADVAAATGFTDQSHFTRHFRRVFGVPPGRWQSS; translated from the coding sequence ATGACCGCCACCCGATTCCGCGATTCCGCCCGCTACTGGCGCACGCCGTTGCTGCCCGGCGCGGACCTGCTCACCGCCGAGTATCACGACCACGCGTTCACGCCGCACTGGCACGACGCGTACACGATTCCGGTGATCGAGGACGGCGCGGAGAGCTTTCGTTATCTCGGCAGCGAATACGTCGCGGAGGCCGGCAGCGTGCCGGTCATCAACCCCGGCGAATTGCACACCGGGTCGCGCGCGGTCGACGAAGGCTGGCGTTATCGCGTGATGTACGCGCCGATCGAGTTCATGCACGGCCTCGCGGCGGATGTCGCCGGCCGCGCGCAACCGCTGCCGTGGTTCGGCGCGGACGTGATCCGCGACCTCGATCTCGCGCACCGGCTGTCGCGCGCGCATCGGCTGCTGGAAGCGGATGCGGATCAGCGCGGCGGTTTTCGCGGGATCGCGGCCGACGAAGCCGGCATGGATTCGCTGGCCGTCGAAGGGGCGCTGCTCGATGCGTTGTCGACCCTGCTGGTCCGTTACGCGCGCACGCGCCCCGAACCGCTGCGGCCGATTGCGAACGATCCGCGCGTCGAGACGATGAAAGAGCGGCTCGCGACCGACATGACCGCGCCGATGCGCGTCGCCGATCTCGCGGATGCGGTCGGACTGTCGCCGTTCCACGCGACGCGGCTGTTCACGCAGGCGACCGGCCTGCCGCCGCACGCATGGCGCACGCAGGTCCGGCTGCAACGCGCGCTCGGACCGCTGCGCGCGGGGGCATTGGTCGCGGACGTCGCGGCCGCGACCGGTTTCACGGATCAGAGCCATTTCACGCGGCACTTCAGGCGGGTGTTCGGCGTGCCGCCGGGGCGCTGGCAGTCGTCGTGA
- a CDS encoding LutC/YkgG family protein, with amino-acid sequence MDTTAARRSILARIRAAQGRDATPAAHEREAVAEYLARHPQGPRPTLPDDLVARFVEQAQKMSTTVDQVEGLAAAPAAVQRYLASHGLPLRAIAWQTLASLDWSAENLAVEFRKPENDDLVGITGCFCATAETGSLALLSGPDTWASAGLLPETHIAIVPASRIVAGHEDAFALIRAERGELPRAINFVSGPSRTGDIEQTIILGAHGPYRVHAIVVHGA; translated from the coding sequence ATGGACACGACGGCCGCCCGCCGCAGCATACTCGCGCGCATCCGCGCCGCGCAGGGCCGCGATGCGACGCCCGCCGCGCACGAGCGGGAAGCCGTGGCGGAGTATCTCGCGCGTCATCCGCAGGGGCCGCGTCCCACGTTGCCCGACGACCTCGTCGCGCGTTTCGTCGAGCAGGCGCAGAAGATGTCGACGACCGTCGATCAGGTCGAAGGCCTCGCGGCGGCGCCGGCCGCGGTGCAGCGTTATCTCGCGTCGCATGGCCTGCCGCTGCGCGCGATCGCGTGGCAGACGCTCGCGTCGCTCGACTGGTCCGCGGAAAACCTCGCAGTCGAATTCCGCAAGCCCGAGAACGACGACCTCGTCGGCATTACCGGTTGTTTTTGCGCGACCGCCGAGACCGGTTCGCTCGCGCTGCTGTCCGGCCCCGACACGTGGGCGTCCGCGGGCCTGCTGCCCGAGACGCACATCGCGATCGTGCCTGCGTCGCGCATCGTCGCCGGCCACGAGGACGCGTTCGCGTTGATTCGCGCCGAACGCGGCGAGTTGCCCCGCGCGATCAATTTCGTGTCCGGGCCATCGCGCACCGGCGACATCGAACAGACCATCATCCTCGGCGCGCACGGTCCGTATCGCGTGCATGCGATCGTCGTGCATGGCGCGTGA
- a CDS encoding MATE family efflux transporter has translation MTRSPTVAQTATPPTLTRHAADTARLAAPLAIAQLSQMAMGVTDTVLLGSLGPDALAAGGLGANLFFVVVTLLQGMLTSVSISVAHARGASNDSDVPRIYWTGFVLALLLSVPAFALLSFAAPLLAAFGEPQPLAQHVGEYAAVLRWGAPASLVGVGLMRSFLPAIGAARRLLGVSIGSVFVNAFLNYGLIHGAYGLPRLGFLGSAAATAITIWLTTLVLMLLLHLRPRFRHFVAARRPTMPLMGELFGLGWPVAITYGVEAMLFLVTGLLVGLLGESQLAAHQIALNVASVSFMVPLSIGQAANVRVGYWAGAGQPLAARHAGFVALALGVGFMSLSGLVMIAAPHWIVGLYLHLDDPANAPTVALAATLLSVAALFQIVDGVQTVGSGCLRGLKDTRIPMVAATIGYWGIGFPTGYVLAFRFGLGAPGLWWGLAAGLASVALLMTLRFHRLSGRRPDGARAAQ, from the coding sequence ATGACCCGCTCCCCGACCGTCGCGCAGACCGCGACGCCGCCCACGCTGACCCGCCACGCGGCCGACACCGCGCGCCTCGCCGCGCCGCTCGCGATCGCGCAACTGTCGCAGATGGCGATGGGCGTGACCGACACCGTGCTGCTCGGCTCGCTCGGCCCGGACGCGCTCGCGGCCGGCGGCCTCGGCGCGAACCTGTTCTTCGTGGTCGTCACGCTGCTGCAGGGGATGCTCACGTCGGTCAGCATCAGCGTCGCGCACGCGCGCGGCGCGAGCAACGACAGCGACGTGCCGCGCATCTACTGGACCGGCTTCGTGCTGGCGCTGCTGCTGTCGGTGCCGGCGTTCGCGCTGCTGTCGTTCGCCGCGCCGCTGCTCGCCGCGTTCGGCGAGCCGCAGCCGCTCGCGCAGCACGTCGGCGAATACGCGGCGGTGCTGCGCTGGGGCGCGCCCGCGAGCCTCGTCGGCGTCGGGCTGATGCGCTCGTTTTTGCCGGCCATCGGCGCGGCGCGGCGGCTGCTCGGCGTGTCGATCGGCAGCGTGTTCGTGAACGCGTTCCTGAACTACGGGCTGATCCACGGCGCGTACGGGCTGCCGCGGCTCGGTTTCCTCGGCTCGGCGGCGGCGACCGCGATCACGATCTGGCTGACGACGCTCGTGCTGATGCTGCTGCTGCACCTGCGCCCGCGTTTTCGCCACTTCGTCGCCGCGCGCCGGCCGACGATGCCGCTGATGGGCGAACTGTTCGGCCTCGGCTGGCCGGTCGCGATCACGTATGGCGTCGAGGCGATGCTGTTCCTCGTGACCGGCCTGCTGGTGGGCTTGCTCGGCGAGTCGCAGCTCGCCGCGCACCAGATCGCGCTGAACGTCGCGTCGGTGTCGTTCATGGTGCCGCTGTCGATCGGCCAGGCGGCGAACGTGCGGGTCGGCTACTGGGCCGGCGCGGGGCAGCCGCTCGCCGCGCGCCACGCGGGGTTCGTCGCGCTCGCGCTCGGGGTCGGTTTCATGTCGTTGTCCGGACTCGTGATGATCGCCGCGCCGCACTGGATCGTCGGGCTGTACCTGCATCTGGACGACCCGGCGAACGCGCCGACCGTCGCGCTCGCGGCGACGCTGCTCAGCGTCGCCGCGCTCTTCCAGATCGTCGACGGCGTGCAGACGGTCGGCTCCGGCTGCCTGCGCGGACTGAAGGACACGCGCATCCCGATGGTCGCGGCGACGATCGGCTACTGGGGCATCGGCTTTCCGACCGGCTACGTGCTCGCATTCCGGTTCGGGCTCGGCGCGCCCGGGCTGTGGTGGGGACTCGCAGCCGGCCTCGCGAGCGTCGCGCTGCTGATGACGCTGCGCTTTCACCGGCTGAGCGGCCGCCGCCCGGACGGCGCGCGGGCGGCGCAATAG
- a CDS encoding RNA-binding S4 domain-containing protein has translation MPNLDFTLTGDYVELHNLLKITGLADSGGTAKQIVASGAVKVDGEVELRKTCKVRAGQVVLFGDTRIAVHEAS, from the coding sequence ATGCCCAACCTCGATTTCACGCTGACCGGCGATTACGTCGAACTGCACAACCTGCTGAAGATCACCGGCCTCGCGGACAGCGGCGGGACCGCGAAGCAGATCGTCGCGTCCGGCGCGGTGAAGGTGGACGGCGAAGTGGAACTGCGCAAGACGTGCAAGGTGCGCGCAGGCCAGGTCGTGCTGTTCGGCGACACGCGGATCGCGGTGCACGAAGCATCGTGA
- a CDS encoding AzlD domain-containing protein — protein MNYVLLIAGMAAITWLIRTAVFVLGERLVFPPLVRTALGFVPVTVLTAIIVPMAVSPHGHGAELSWRNPQLVGALAAIAVSAITKRPLLTIAVGLAVFFVWQGVVLR, from the coding sequence ATGAACTACGTGTTGCTGATCGCCGGGATGGCTGCGATCACGTGGCTGATCCGCACCGCGGTATTCGTACTCGGCGAGCGGCTCGTATTTCCGCCGCTCGTGCGCACCGCGCTCGGTTTCGTGCCGGTCACCGTGCTGACCGCGATCATCGTGCCGATGGCGGTGTCGCCGCACGGTCACGGCGCGGAACTGAGCTGGCGCAACCCGCAACTCGTCGGCGCGCTCGCGGCGATCGCCGTCAGCGCGATCACGAAGCGGCCGCTGCTGACGATCGCGGTCGGGCTGGCGGTGTTCTTCGTCTGGCAGGGCGTCGTGCTGCGGTAG